The genomic interval CAAATGTCTCTCCAAGCACTAGATCTGGGATATCGTCATCTTTGCCACCTTTAGGTGCTGCAGCTTCAGGTGATCGTCTTTAAAATTGCTTTGCAAACTTCCGCAAGTTATCTAGATTATCAAGACCTGAGGGACCAAATGTTCACTCAAATGTTAATAAGAGCATTCATAAGTACAAATCTAGCTAACATAAGTATAATAGCTAAAAAATACAGATGTTTTCAATAATAAAATAATGCATTTATCCATTTGCAAAAAAACATACATATATAGAGGAACAATGCATTTaccatttacaaaaaaaaaaaaagaatatacaTACAAAAATCCAGAAACCCTATGCTCTAATGAGAAAATAGCAAGCAAAGCATTGAAGAAGAATACCATCGTCGGTCTCATACTTGTTATTGGATCTACAAAAGTTTTATCCTAGCGCATATTGTTTGAACCTACAACAATAAAGGCAATTATTAATTTCAATATCTCAATCAATCAACTACTATAAGTTtataaaattaaactttgatAGTACCAGCTATAGATGCCAATTCTTCTTCATATGTATCGTCATCGCTGTTATGATGAGTATCTATAGTTGATCTGAAAATCAACACATCCTTATATTtacaagtttaataaaaaaaataattagcaaATGAAATAATCATACAAATATAGAATTAATCGACACATACCCTTGCTGTAAAATTGGACAATtgcgcttgtcatgtgacacaccTCGATGCCCACATCCACGACATAACCGGGACTTTGAAGTtgacttctcctttgatgattttagtctcttcccacatccctttgttcttactaaagaaggatcaataatattatGAGACCTATCCATGGATTTCTTCCTTTGACCCTCATTGTCACATGTTTTACTAGTATTCATCTCTTTAATTTTGCTGTAGATATAatcgaattgttcatccaagaaatttgtcccctcatcagtcaaagatgcatcatcaattaatattgAAGCTTTAATGGATAACCTTGAGTGTCTTGACATCAAAACTCTTTCTGGATCATCGATGTAATTTTGCTTACCCAAAGCATGTATTGCTCCAACctttgcatctcgtgtccatcgtttgagtatatacttatctggcaaatgaaacacttgatTGATACGAAAAAAAGGCTAACATATGCCTGCATGGAATGCCATCGAACTCAAATTTCCTACAGCTACAGAATATATTGTCCTTCTGTTTGTCATGCGTAAGCACCCTTGGTTTGGAGGAAGAActactttgaaatttcatcacatgATAAACCACTGAGTCAACTCCCATAGatgcttgttgcacataataaccatgaatTTCActtatttcactttgaaactccatcTATTTCTTTTTCGTGTATAACTTAACCATTTGAGATTCCATTGGCCAGTTTGTCTTAATCCTGGGAatctcattcatatcaatatggtcagcaactaactcattgtgtctttggtgtctcagtgccctattgaaacggatgataaaatccatcaatgaattCTTATTTGAAACATAcctcttgaaaaatgcatgtgaaaCTTCATAtctttgactacttgacattccagcacAAAATATATGACTAAAATATGCTGGCACCCACTTGTGTCGCAATTCATACATCGaagacaaccaatcatttttctccaagttagcacacttgataacTTCTTCCCATAAATTCTCAAATTCATCAGGTGTGGTAGAATTTCCAATGACATTTTTTATGCTTTGGTAGTAGTCAcgaaaagtcaaagggtctaatttatCTGGAAATTTATTCagtatgtgccacaaacaatatcgatgtaCTGTCTGAGGGAAAACTTGGGCAATTGCTTTcgtcatagcaggatcctgatcagtgatgatcacatttggtgcacctttaggcataGCTTCTATGAACTTGTTAAGCAgccaaacaaaagactcagttttctcatcacttataaAGCCGCAACCAAAAACAattgtttgatgatgatgattaactcctacaaacgGTGCAAAAATTAatccatatttgttggtgttatatgttgtatcaaatacaactacatcaccaaatacatTGTATGCCGTCCTTGATACATGATCCGCCCAAAAACACCTACTAAATAtattatctgaatcagtctcgtaatcaaagaaaaaagctgaattcttctctttctcagatgcaaataactcgattagtgtttcagcatcgatacccttttgttcatcccttaactgtttctcaaagtttctaatatctctttctgtaCAACCTACCAGCTCAggccctccatactctatctctaataatcGCATTTGTTGGCAAGTTGGCacattggcctctgaaaactgTTGAGTCAATGCTTTCTTTGCTGTCGAAACATTACGATGTGAGCATAGTAAATGCACCTTTGAAGGAGTCGAAAGTGGATGATTATGACCTTCCATGAAGTTAGTGACAACCCAATTAGGTCCAGTTTGTTTCTTGAcaagtgaaatctttgacttacaaccagttctaacttcgccacgtgctctttccctcGTCCGTTGATCACCGTTTGCCTGTTTATTTCGTTGATCATttgtatgcccttctttaaagcatacaaatgttttccacacaacttcatttgtcatcttatttttcttgctattaTTTATTCTCGCACTAAATCCAGattctcgtgcatattggttatagaacgaaAATGCCTCCTCTATTGATGAGAATTCCATCCCATAttttggctttcgatcatctgcaacttggggaatgtaTAGCTGATCATTTTCTTCCATTGCTGAGGAATTTCAAATTTAGATGAAGTGAAGTTCTGCATATCACCATATAGCCACAAAAACATTCTAAATCAAATAGACATAAGGAAAAGGATGTTGCTAAATTATGAAGGTTTGATAAGTACAATATAACAAGTCTATCGTTTGGTAgaatagttaaaaattagttaGTAATCTAACATCACAGTGTTCTCATGTGGTGGTCATCGCCACTAAGAAATGTTTACATTTAACATCAAAGAAACAAATAGAAGagagaaaaattataattattaagaTTCTAGTGTCTGTATACATCCAGCATAGAAACAAATCAAATAGGCTAACAATGGCAAAAGTTTTACCACTATAATGATAACCATGGACAATGGGAAGTAGAAAACTATGACCGGAATAATAAACACCGCAATCAAACAGAAGACAATGGATAATGAtaaccatggaatttattttccAGAAGAAGCCAAACAGAAATAAAATTTAGAATGTGTCACAATTCAATTTTAAATGAATAATAAACACCGCAATCAAAGTTCTTTTAGACAATGACCGGTAAAAAATAGATTGTACCCTTCTATTTCCCAAACCAATAAATCCAGAGTACGTATTGTTAAAGGTAAATGGATGGAAATAGTAGTCATGAGTCCAATTAACAGCCAACTACAATTAAGTACAAGAAAAGAGAAATAGAAAAGAATTGGGTAGAAATATGTTCAAAAATGGACAAAAGGTAAATTATCAACCTATCTAAGTACCACAGGATGGAAAGAGTAGCAATGAAATTGACAGTAGTTCAAAAAGCAACCGAATACAGAAAACAATGCATAATTATAGTTATCGATCACAGCTAGACCTATAATCACATAAGGCAGTTAACGCAACAAAGAAGGGATTCGCTCAAGGCAGATCTTGGAGATCCTGTGGTTAATTGAGTACAAGCAACATCACATGAAAGCCGATGCTAGCTGGTTGGATTGTTTCAACAGAGTAGCTAGGGGAtaattcatgaaataaatttaaaatgcaaatAGCAAAAATAAGGAGGGTTCTCACATAGAGTGACGGTGGTAGGGATGGCGTCGCGGCGACGGGTCGGTGTCGGTGGCTCTCGTCAAACGCCGAGGAACACCGAGTCGAGGAGCACGGCGTCGCGGACGAGGAACGCCAAGGAACACCGAGGAACACCGAAGCAAGCAACTGAACGAGGAAGGCCGAGGAACACCGAGGCGACACCGAGGCGAAGGCTAGGCGAGCGAGGAACGACGAGGCGAGGAACGGCGAGGCGAGGAACGCCGAGGAACACCGAGGAACACCAACTGAACGAGGAAGGCCGAGGAACACCGAGGCGACACCGAGGCGAAGGCTAGGAAAAAGTTAGGTTTCGGCGAGGAACGGCGAGGAGAAAAGTTAGGTTTCGTTAGGTTTCGGCGAGGAACGGCGAGGCGAGCTCGAGGCGAGGAACGGCGAGGCGAGTAaggttttaaaatataaaagCAAATTAACGATGAGAAAAtcttggatttaaaaaaaaaaaaaaaaaaaatagaagatgcGACGCGCACGGGAGCGTATAAGAAGACGCGTACAgtatcaaaactatatatatatatatatataggagtgATCTCCTCGCACAGTGTGCGACTGTGCGTGCGCAGGAGAtcgttcgattttttttttttgatttttttaatattttaaatttaaaaaatcaattaaaaaatttaacattttcttatataaatttttaatatcttaATATATCctctcaacatattacaatactcaataaatgcttaaattaattttattttaatttttttttaaactaaacactataacttaattaggaaacttaaaccctagagataaaatctaaaaaaaaaataactttaacactataaccaaagtctgaaccctagaaataaactcttaaaaaaatattttattttttatttttttcaattattttttaattcataaataaaaaaaaaaaaaacagttgtTATCCTGCGCGACGCCACAGTGTACGACTGTACGTGCCGCGCAggataacaaatatatatatatatatatatatatatatatatatatatatatataaataaatgggCCAAGCTAGATGGGCTTGGATTGGCATTACTTACCTATTTTAACATGTTGGGACTAGTCTGACCCAACCTGTCACGTGCACATGATAATTGAAAGACCATACTGGTGAAAGCTTATTAATGACAAAGaagataattaattttactaGACAATTTAATtctgtaatttttaaaataatttaattaaccaCTCAATATGATTTAAtataatcaaattaacttaattgaATCAAAACCTTTTGTTTCTTGCCAAAACTAATCCTGTACTTAGGAAGATTTTGATCAAAGCATGCTTTTGTTTTTAGACTTCCAACGGAAAGTTAATGGGATAATTAAAGAAGACTAGAGTTTCAACGTCCAACAGGCATTTTTAGCGAggctaaccaagtaaaatcaggAGATCCTAATATCTTTAatactatttttaataattgtttagtttttagtatttaaaatatttttagtatttaggatatttttgataatttttaatttttatattttaaatttgttaatcAGTTGACAGattctaaaattataatttttttctattagGATTTCtttacaaattaaaaattatcaaaaatactttaaatacttaaaaacttaaaaattattctctcCCATTCTCATACAAAGGAGATTTCGAAGTAAGGAAAATTTTACTCCAGTAAGGAAACTTTTCTCTACGAAATTTTTTTTCAATCGGCGGATAATTTTAGGAAAAATTTTATCCTCTCAGAATCGTACGGAaaagtgatatatatatatatatatatataaatttctataaaaacTAACAATTGAATCGGATACTTTTaaaaggaatatatatatatatatatatatatatatatatatatatatatatatatatatatatatttctataaaaACTAACAATTGAATCGGATGCTTTTAAAGAGGATGAAAATATATTCCTTTTTTTATCCCTTCCGAATATCGAAAAAACGaatatggaaaaaaaatatatataaccccTAGGGTCTTAACCTCTTTTCTCATCCGCGACTCCTGTGCTCCCCGTCGACTCCTTTCCGGCAATTGCTCTAGTGTCATCCAATTCATAATTTACAAGAACAGAAAGTTATGGCGTTGCGCAAATATGTTAGCAACCCAAAGGAAGGTGGAGAGGAGGCAGGCAAGAGAACAGAACCATTTAGGTGGATGATTGATGGTTTCTCAACGATTGCAAATCGTGGTGCTGATATGTATTACTCGAGGAGTTTCACAGCTTGTGGTTTTAACTGgtaattctaattttttattttattaacacTACTTCAGGCTTAATTATTCAATACAATTGAAATTTCTTTGTTTGTTCGATAACATTTAAGATCTTTGGAAGACTTGGCATAAGAAAATGCTTTGTGAAAGATAGCTAACAGAAGAACTATTAACTGCAGGAAGTTGCAACTGGCATCAGTTTTAGAAGAAGATGGTGAGAAATATGTTGGTATTTACCTCTTGAATGATGATGCAGATTCAAAAATCTCAAAGATCAAAGCAATCTACAAGCTCTTCATATATGATCAACTACATGCGGAGCACATACAAAAGGAAGGTGACAAAACATTTCAAGTTCCAGAATAATTGATCATAATACAGGAAGTTCCTTTTACCTGGACTTCTTGGTGGAGTTAATTatcatgttattttttttatgtaggTGAAAACTATTTCCATAGCAAATCCCATGGATTTTGTTGTAAGGTTGCATCGAACAAGTTCAACTGTTCAAAATCTGGTCTACTTGTCAATGATCGTTGCGTCTTTGGAGCTCAAGTTTTGGAGGCTTTTGCATGCCAATCAGACGAAAAAGGAATCCATGAATCCTTGTCCCTTAACAAAGACCTAACTCCTCGAATATATACTTGGGTAATCAAGGATGTTTCCAAATCAAAGGACAAACTAATTTCTGGAACTTTTGCTGCAGGCGGCTACAGCTGGTATTCCGTTACTCGTTCTTTAATTGGATCATAGCTTCGAGCATATAAGATATAATTATTTGTTTTGTTTGATATTCGACTTGTCTAGGCGTATCTGGCTCTATCCAAACCTAGCCACATACAAAGACTGCCTTGGTGTTTTCTTGATGATGGACAATGCTGCTAGTCTTTCTTCCAAGACAAGTGTCTATGTGGATTTTAGCCTTTGCTTGTTGGATCTACACAATGCCAACCATCGGAAGCTTACaggttttgacaatttgattgaGTTCCCTGCCTACGCTACAACTTGATCGAGCAATCATCTGAATgtgtttttcttatttatttttgcagTGAAATATTTGTTCTCGTCAAAGAGTGCCACTGTGGGATTTCCCAAGTTCTTAAGCTGGAAAGAAGTACAAGATCCATCTAGAGGATTTCTGCTCAACGATACATGCATCGTCGAAGCATCCGTTGTGGTCCTTGGAGTAGACACCATTCATTGAACAAGAACCAAAAGAATTCATTTTGACTTAACTCAGATTGTCTGTTCCTTCTTTGCATGTCCATTCAGTATATATCAAGCATGTCTGAAATAACACCCACAATTTGATAAATGCTTGGAAAATGACATTAATCTTTTGCTCCCACAATATTTTTAAAGCTGCATGGTACTTTATTTTGGCTCTGTGACCCTCCTCTTGCAAAGTTTTATGTAATCATCAAGTTAAAACATATGATCATTGCACTTATTCTCTTTTGGACAGTCAACAAGCTAGTCAATTGCTTGTCTAATCTTTTGTAAACTATCATAAGCCTATGTAAAAATTTGAGACTTGAGCAGGTTGACAAATATGACTTGGAAATTCATTCCATATTCGAAGGCTTCACCAATTAAACCCTTGCTAGTTTTTTCACTACCTAAACAATAACACATTATTATAATTtacatgataaaaaaatataaagttaaaaaaatatattataacacACAGTGCGGTCACTCAAGTCCCTGTTAGGGCTTTTAAAGGGGAGGAAGGGCTTTGAGCCTTGTGAAAGACTCCCCTCTCGCCGATCTCCCCTCTCATCGCCTCCATCTcatgcttcttcttctttctcatgACCATGCCGTCGTGGGGACCTCTGTCACACCACCTCCGCTACTGCAAGCGTCAtctcctctctctctttctcGCGTCCAGGCCATCTCTAGCGACCGACGGCTTTGCAGCCAGCCCTGCGGCTCCAGTGGCCGACGGCGCCTCCTCCATTGCCAGCCACACCGCACTCTGCACGCCGACAACGTCCTCTCCTCCGCGACGGACGACGCTATCCATGTTGTTGGTCATGCCACGAAGCATAGCACTCCTCTTCGTCAGCAACAGAGTCGAATCTACTCCACAGCCCTAGTGGGTAGCCCTCGGTCACCGATGTTTCGCCACAGCCCCGGTAAGCAGCCCACAACTGCCAGTGCCACTCCACAACCCTTGGTGAGTATCCCTAAGTCGTCGGTGACACTCCTCGGCACCTCGCCATTGGATCCGACCTTTCGGTACCCCGCCTTTCTATCCAACCAGTCGGCATCCACCATATCTGAGATCCACACTATCGTATGCTTTTGATGCTGAGTGGGCCTCCAAGCCCCTGCTGCCAGTGGATTCCGATCTGATTGTGTTTTGCCTCTGCTGTATTTTCAGCCTTCGAGCGGTTCGACCTTCATGCCATTATTGTGTTCCAGCTTGTGTGTTGCTGTCATGTTCCGACTTGTATGTTGTTGCTATGTTCCGGTCTACGAGCCATTGTTATGCTCCGACCCTCAACTTCCCAAGTTCAGCTTCTCATTCGTCTTACATTCATCTACTCTTCCAAGTCACGATAACTCCATCAATGTTACGACTAACTTACCGATCTACTAGAGGGTGCCCCTAGGCTACGGTAGGCTCCTCATGCTTATTCTTCACGTATTTCATTACTCTGCTATCTATTTGGCTCCTTATATATATTTGGGACTTGCCTCGAGCATCGAGATACCAGGGATCGGGATAACCCGACCGCTGTCTACAGGTAATGTTGACTAGAAGccttgacgacttggtcaacatagaagataACTCATCATATCCTCCCCCTGCGGGTCATGAcaactcggtcaacattccaaCCACATCATTCCGGTCGTTCCGTCTTTTCAACTTTCAgacaagatatatatatatatatatataccttaacccctaaataatttttttaatttaattttttaatatatttaatattataccTTAACCCCTAAATCCAAAATCTAATTGGCATAACATgaatctaaaaataataataaataaataaataaaaattttaaagacaTGGACATACACATGCAAGGCCGTCGCCTaacgtgtgtgtatatatataataataataaattaattaattaaagaaaagTAGTtggaaatttcttttgaaaaatgaAATTTGTTGGACTTGGCCTCTTCTCCGTCATGCGCCAACCTTTTCTTTCTTATGAACCTACTTATATCCCTAAATCTTAAAATCCCCTTATGAAAACCCTAAATCACTCCAGTTCCATCATCGTCATCGTTGTCCCTAAATATTAAACCCCTCTTGAAAATCCCAAATTCCCACCAGCTGCCAAAGTCATCATCATCATTGATGCCATCGCCGCCATTAGCACACTTGAGAGTAGCGAGCATGATTAAATCCTTCAATTTAGGTATAGGTCTTGTTTCACTTTAATTAGTTTgtgtattattaattttattaaagtaGATTTAATGATAAAATGTTTGGAAAAAATTCCTTATATGTTGTTTTcatattgtttaaattaattaatagaaataaaaatataaaagacatAAGAATTAATAGAAATCTCATAAAAAGTATGAactatctttaaaaaaaactttggcAATTTATCAAAAAAACATATTTAACTTTTCGAATTTACTAAAAAGAGGCATGTTACTTtgttatttatcaaaaaatacaCCTTTTTACAGTGCTCTTCCCATTCTACCCTCCTGATaagtttgattatttttttattttctttgtcatttctctctctcttctctttcctcctatGCATGCAACATATTTTCCCTCatcttttttctttcctctcttttgcatactgattcttctaaaaatattttaacacccCTGAGAAGCCAAAATAAGCAATGGATAACACTATTTAATTTTGActatttttctttattatattttaacaactTCGAGAAGTAagaataaataatggatagcatatttgaactccttggaACTCtagaaatccacagaaactgaaatgggtgcaattgga from Zingiber officinale cultivar Zhangliang chromosome 6B, Zo_v1.1, whole genome shotgun sequence carries:
- the LOC121991429 gene encoding probable inactive serine/threonine-protein kinase fnkC, which encodes MALRKYVSNPKEGGEEAGKRTEPFRWMIDGFSTIANRGADMYYSRSFTACGFNWKLQLASVLEEDGEKYVGIYLLNDDADSKISKIKAIYKLFIYDQLHAEHIQKEGENYFHSKSHGFCCKVASNKFNCSKSGLLVNDRCVFGAQVLEAFACQSDEKGIHESLSLNKDLTPRIYTWVIKDVSKSKDKLISGTFAAGGYSWRIWLYPNLATYKDCLGVFLMMDNAASLSSKTSVYVDFSLCLLDLHNANHRKLTVKYLFSSKSATVGFPKFLSWKEVQDPSRGFLLNDTCIVEASVVVLGVDTIH